In Syngnathoides biaculeatus isolate LvHL_M chromosome 8, ASM1980259v1, whole genome shotgun sequence, the genomic stretch tttaatgagctcatttctaatcctatccaacctgctcactccgagatagaacctcaacatcatcttttctgccacctcgagctctgcttgctgttgtcttttcaatgccaccgtctctaatccgtacatcatggctagtCCCACCACTGTCTTATAGACTTGCCCTTCATACTAGaggagagactcttctgtcacacaacacacctgACTCCTTCCTGCCAcccattccaacctgcttgtacccgtttcttcacttccttaccacactcaccattgctctggactgttgacccctgttgaataagttggtcaaaaactccacagccacctctccaaattgcttccatacctccacagaccaactacctttccattttctATCCTCTTTAaggcctttctaacttccccctttctAATCAGTGCCACTTcatggtccttcacacttgtgttttctactcttccttctctcctctcccattttcttcattcattaacttctcaaagtattctttccatctattcagcacactactggcaccagccaacatatttccatctctacccTTAATCACCTGTCCCTAtgcctggccaacctgtagagatccttttctccctccttcatatccaacctggtgtacatgtcatcatatgcctcttgtttagccttcgccacctgtacctttgtcctacatcgcatctcaatcctctccatgtcccacttcttcttcgctaatctctttccttgtatgacttccatTATTTTAGCGTTCCACCTCCAAGTCTCttccttttcctaccagaagacacaccaagtaatCTCCTGCcggtctctctgatcaccttggcgtagtagtccagtcttccgggagctcctcctgtccaccgagagcctgtctcacctctttccaaaaggccgcataacattcttcctttctcagcttccaccacatggttctctgctctatctttgtcttcttaatcttcctatccaccactagagtcatcctacaccccaccatcctatgctgtgaagctacactctcccccaccactaccttacagtcagtaacctcctacagatgacaaaatgtaatccacctgcgtgcttctacggccgctcttgtaggtcattctgtgttcctgcctcttctggaaaaatgcCAGCCATTTCTCTCCTTTTTCAAAGTCTTATCACAATCCTTCCCtcgaagttcctttcctggatgccgtacttacccatcacttcttcatcacacctgtttccttcacggacatgtccattacaatctgtaccaatcataactttctctctgtctgggatgctcagaactacttcatctagttcattccacaatttctctttcaactcttaagtcacatcctatctgtgggtcatagccgctaatcacattatacataacaccctaaatttcacatttcagcaTCATCACTTGATcttatactcttttcacctccggTCACAGTCCCAATGCCCCACAAAATGGCAGAGTCCACTGTATTCAAACTTCATCTTGCAAGAAATCTGAGTTTGTTCTTCTCAAAAATTACTTGCAAAATGTATCATGTAAAATATTAACAATTTCTTtcttgaagaaaatgtaaattgaGGAAACGTAGTACAGAAATTGGAGAGATGAATTATCTttctaaaaatatatgttttcataactttttttctcttgaTAGTAGGCCACTTTTTGACTCCTACAACATTCTGATTTTTAGATATAATATTTACACGTAGCCACCTGTATGTTTAGTTGTCATTGTGATTACGAGGGCGTTTTTGAGGGAAATTTCTCCTCAGTAAGAGGTACTTcgacccaaaaagtttgaaaatcctTTTCTGTTGGACTTACTCTGTCATGTCACATGACcaatgtgcatgtgcatgtgtttaGGTGGAGGACACAGTTGACCTAGTGAGCAGACACTTATTCCAAATAATCATATTTTGGAAATAAATACACTTAATATTTACAGTGATGTCCTCATATAAAAAATCCTCTGTGAGCACCTCAATTTCAGTTCTCCTACATCACATTCACTgaggtgaagaagaaaaaaaagtctttccgGCTACAAGTGAGAAAGTAGTCCCGACAAATGTGTGTCAAAGAGGCTGTAGCTCCGTTGCGTCATtttctgcaaaagaaaaaaaagcaaggagTCTCTTGTCAATAGCCGAGTCACTTCAGTCTTGCCAACCTTTGTACTCAAAAACACACCCTAAGTGCGACACAATAAATAAACTGCATTCACACCAAGGCGGGCCTTATTATACCTTTCCGCAGAAAACAATGAGACAGTTGCAATCTTATTAAACAAGTAGAAACCAGGTGCAAATACAATGTTACTGTGCTCAAATAGATTTTCCCAGTGCAGTGGTTCCCTGCGATGTGAGTGACCTGTCTTGCAAGTTTTTCTACATACGAGCCGTCGTTTGCCCATTTTGGGCTTTAGCTTGTGAAGaaaaatttgagatatgagAGAGGTGGCAATAAACTtcactcacttcacaacagTGTTCCAACACATGTACACAGACAATATTATCCACAGTCTTGTATTCATTACTAATATTATATAGTAAAATATTGTAggtgctatttaaaaaaaaaaaaagtttttttatgggggaagaatggaacagattaatgggattctctttcatttcaatggagaaagatgatttgGAAAACCAAAGATTTGAGGTACAAGAAGAAATTCAACAAACTCCTATCATAGGGCAACACTGTATCTGTATTTTATGTGAGTGTTCATTTTTCTGATGACTGAAGCATGTTGACTTGCAATGATTGTGTCCACCGACTTGCAAGTTGGACTCTTACCGGGCATCTGCTTCCTGCGCTTCCATGCCACTATCTTCCTGTAGACTTTGTCCAAGAGCCACATGGTCAGCATGAGGAGGCCCGCTAAGCAGGCTAACGCCAAAGCCGAAACCGACAGGTATTGCAGGTCCTCATACAAAACCTCTGGGGAGAACAATAGAAAACGCTGTTTAAATATAAATGACAAGGCTCGGTTAGTCTCTGGTACAATGCAGTATCAGCCAAACCTGCAATATGACGTGAACCGTATCACTCAATCAATTATTTCGGTGGTGTGCGACTTCATGACACGATCGTTCAGCAATTATTATCATGCCATTTTCCACGACCCACTCCGAATAGTCTGCTCATGATAACGTAAACGAATAAATGTAAGATGTCCAGTTTATTCGCTACGATATAGGCGATGATGAGTGATTTATAATTTGCTGACAGTGGATTCAACTCCCACATCCAGAGCAATCGGTGTTACTGCCGAAACGAGTCAGCGTTAAGCGATTTACATCACAAAATAAGGACATTCTGTAACCAATGACCGCTCTCGAGTAAGGATACAAAATAATTGCTTAAACAGCTTTCCAAaggaatgtttgaaatcatacgAAACAAATGTATAATAGGTCTTCTTTGACTCACCGTTGACTTTGAGGGCAAATCCTGCATCCTTGCTGCTACCCGTCTCGTCAGTGACCGTCACCACGTAATAACCCGCATCCTGCAGCCGCAGATCCGACAGGCCCATGGAGCCGTTGCTGTGCGCTTCCACGCGGCCGCTGTAGTCCGCCGTGATGTTGGTGAAGGCGCCGGGCCGCCATGTGCCGATGGCGCGGCTCACCGAGCTGGACACGAAGGTCCACTGGACGGTGGGGGTGCCATTGCAGGACACGTCCACGGAGAAGAACACGTCCTCCTGCACAGACCGGGTGAGGCCTTGCTGGGGATATTGGATGGAGATGGCCCTGGCTTGGAGATGGAGAAAGCCCATTAGAACTTTTTCCTGCCGCTGACTTGAAGTTATTTACATCATTTTTTAGTCAAGGTTCAGTACTGTGAAATGCCCGACTTGTGGAGCTTAGAGTAGAAATCTCTGTAGAAACCACATCCAGGcaattgttttaatttcagTTTAAAACTTATTGACTACACTTAGCTTAAACTACACCTACAGTAGTATGAAACTAGTCTCTCAACCTGACATCTGGATTCTAGCCAGTTTTACTGCAGATTCTCCTTTCTTTGCCTCCTTCTCTGACACCAGTGAGTGAACTGAAGCTGATACTGTGGAGAATTCTGGAATAACCAACTGGTAAAGGTTCTGAGAACTGTCTACCTGTGGCATTTCATTAAATGGACTCTCATGTTGTTTCAAGTAACATTGTATAGCATCATGTCATGTGATTAATGTTCTCCAATCAACATTCACTGCAGCCTCGAAGGATCCAGATACAGTAAATACTGTACTTCACACACAGACCCTATGAGGGGGTGAATGATCAGAACCGTCCCACCTCTGTTTCCATTTGAGCCAGGACAAAACTCTAGTACTCAACAACAATGTGCTATTTGAAATGACGGGCCACTAGCTGACAGTATGAAACTTGCCCAACAGGCTGGGGGGCTCAGCTAAGTGTTGTTGGGCAACCCCCAGCCCTCTCAACGAGCGAGTCCAAAGCCTTTTCACTGGCCTTCTGGTTCTGCTGTTAGctcagtgaggcatagtgaaaAAATGTTCAGCCTAGAATGCCAAGACTGTGGGGGGTGAGGTGCGCCATTGCTCATCGACTAAATAGCCTCAGTGACGCAGATACAAACATCATAGTACACAGGTGGAAAAAGTAGTCACGGGGACTGACAAAGGACTCATACAGGTAGAAGTATGGATTCATCTCCTGGATGAAGCACAAGCTTTGAAACATAagtacaagacaaaaaaaaatacttagttAATGGTATTCCCACATAATGGTAATTTTGATGATGGAAAATTGTTTTGATCTTCTATAAAGGTACATAGTGATTAAGAAAATCAATCGTTTGCCATGTCGCATGTTGTTGTTTAGGAGTCGACTCGACTTTtacgctatcaaaacaacgtgtcCTCATAGTTTTGTTAATGTTGTGAAATGACGAACAAAAACTGCTGAGTCCGCTAAGATGGTTCGATCTACTGCCAGCCTGCCTTTTTTCCTCACTTGTAAGTAATTATCACTGTCAATAGATGCTTTCATTCGCCCATGGATATTAAGGAGACAATATGACGTATTGATAACAAAAACTAGATTAGatagtgtaggaataattgtgaatataattatcatatatctgcttccaatatagaaatgctttgctctgctctagataacgcgGCAGCCgcttagcaggagatagcaagaacaaaatcatctaatcatcagaacagttagaaccaggagcacctgctgcctgttaaagaaatgatgaccacacatgtactcagcaatcttccacacacatgcacagacacatgaacaaacaagtacactgtttccaactgttttgcttgccgtctcctttttgtaacatccatataaataaggggtgtcttaaaactaaattaatagaagtgctgaggagaggataatcagagagtgcactGGTGAATTGTaggagacagttcctctcctctctcctcgcgagacttgaactggtgtctttgcttccttttttgtcctgtttaatgaatgtctgattggtgaacctgattagatagatagatagatagatagatagatagatagatagatagatagatagatagatagatagatagatagatagatagatagatagatagatagatagatagatagatagatagatagatagatagatagatagatagatagatagatagatagatagatagatagatgatagatagatagatagatagatagatagatagatagatagatagatatagatagatagatagatagatatagatagatagatagatagatagatagatagatagatagatttgcAGTACTATAGTGGTGACTGGCCTCGCAGCTGTGAGAACCCAGGTGCAGATCCACCCGGACGTGTACGGAGGCCTGTTCTACCCCCATCTGGACggggtttctccgggtacttgggttttttcCCACAGTCCAAAAACGTGCCTTATGgtaggtgaattgaagactctaagaGTGGCTCTCCAGTCCCTGGTGGTGTTTACTGGGCGTGCCCCAGTTGGATCGTGAACAGAGCAGAACTTCAAATTGAATAGTTAATGTTTTCATTATTGTAGGTTGAATATGCATATTTTGCTAAGCGTCTGTTGTATTTGGGGCTAAAATGAGTTCATTGTGCCTAACCAACCACATATTTCTAAGGATTGTGTAGTGATTAGGTTGTCATTTTGTGAAATGCATTTGGAGCACAGAGTTCGCAATTGACCAATCATGATCGTCTTTAGTTCTGCAAAGTTGTACAGAGTAACTGTGTTCACCATACAGTACTTGACTTGACAGTAATCCCATTTAAAGGGGACACATTTTACCGAAACAAATGTTTCTAGTTTTACGATGCAGTATTTCCTCGACAGTGTCTCAATAAACAGGTATCatgtgaattaaaatcatccacgcattcctgagttccagacgTTGGTCTGTGGAGAGCCCTAAAATCACTTCATTTGGCTTTGTCAAGCTTAAAATCTACACCGGGGTTGTCAAATTCAGTTTTGGCGCGGGCCATGTACACGAGTTACAGTTCCCCTCAGAGGGTCgtaatgactgtgaaaccataaaaatctttaaccgcctcaacATAGTaacaccagtcactcacatttgaaaaatttatgggtgtggtcagtcatgcccgcagataaagttacgggtgtgattaaggatggaatcttaagaccttaaaataacttactgagttgttatacccaaatatgtagttgttacctaatatcACAATCccaatttattgacattgcactgagacatacacaagtgggtcttctacacagAGACAGCCAATCAGTGGAAAGGGGGCAGTCTTGGGCAAATAcggacaaagtggatacaaaactgggtcaaacaggaGTAGCTGTCAGagaggccttttctggacacttgcATGACAAAGccaaggttttgtttttttaatgtacttgaCACTTTAATACTAAGACCATGAAAGAGAGTATCTCTATAAAGGTCTAAGTAGCCCCATACGGAACCTTTAATATATGAAGTGGACATTTATAGtgattgtaatattttgaccatCCAGACGGTTCATTTGTGAAATGTCAATTATGTCATCTTCTCCTGAAATGTTGTCATTAAAGAATgcttctgaacatttttttaaaatggtttcTATATGAATGCTGTATGAATGCTTATTTCTCCCAAACATTCCTACCTCCCCCTGCAATATCCTGGTTTCTCAATGGAATTTCTAGTGGGAGTAGCTAGCATGTAAACAGAGGAGCTAAGAAGTTCCAAATATAAAAATGAGATGCAGCCCACATGTAACTGTGAATGATTGTCTATGTGTTCACTGCC encodes the following:
- the LOC133504325 gene encoding V-set and transmembrane domain-containing protein 5, which codes for MPMLHDRFWDLHDVAVLFCFTVYVCHLARAISIQYPQQGLTRSVQEDVFFSVDVSCNGTPTVQWTFVSSSVSRAIGTWRPGAFTNITADYSGRVEAHSNGSMGLSDLRLQDAGYYVVTVTDETGSSKDAGFALKVNEVLYEDLQYLSVSALALACLAGLLMLTMWLLDKVYRKIVAWKRRKQMPENDATELQPL